Proteins encoded together in one Salmo trutta chromosome 3, fSalTru1.1, whole genome shotgun sequence window:
- the LOC115169477 gene encoding integrin alpha-6 isoform X1 encodes MSLEWNKQTLYTAASAESHPISVVLPSHSASQHEDTTEEAIGLARPESCTNNTNMTIQWWGLLLDLWFLLACLPFHISAFNLDTDTKHVLRKNGDPGSLFGFSLALHQQLNPVNKKLLLVGAPRAKSFIKAEVTGGIYQCELTTDSKSCERVKLDNDEFLKSNDVKDQWMGVRVTSQGPGQSVMTCAHRYQEWSTNPDTPNLVFGQCYILGEDLHKSDAHRIWRRVICDDRKHIKDKPKNPDWFGYCQQGHSAAFAKDNTSLLFGGPGAYQWKGIVRMESLDNLEVSNEEPCETGDVDRLDRDLIPLLNNSYLGFSIDSGMALTKKGQLTIVSGAPRGGFSGEVAFLKKDPLAERSLSVENILKGPGLASSFGYDIAVVDLNADGWDDLAVGAPEFFLKEGVVGGAVYIYINNRGRQWEKIEPVRLDGNKDSMFGLAVENIGDVNQDGYEDIAVGAPYDGVGRVYLYYGSSGGIHKKTAQIITAESYNIRRFGFSLTGKIDMDGNHYPDLAVGSLSDSIFVYRARPVVNIREDLQITPSTINMMAERCDKPNCTFKAFACFTYTAQPPSYNPRLTINYAFEADAETRKQRRSSRMQFLGQSQGVLELAGQGKEKCTETQLKLLGDIKDRLHSIPISVSVSLLNDSKTESKSPLPALTPILSIYEQSTATSEVIFINKGCGSDNICQSNLELQYRFCSRPKLLGQDVFTPLPSERGIPVISAGDEDIALEVNVTNREGDDAHQSHLVIKLPDSLSFSSLYFNHISEVLVKCNPNDNGTLTDCELGNPFKRDAEVTFYVILSTSRISLSTTDVNVTLQLETTSMQKIQASEAKAKVVFELHLQVFGLARPSQVSFGGAVKGESAMKSEDDIGTLVEYEFRIWNLGRPLKSFANASLNIYWPKENAVGKWLLYLVQIHSEGIQNVPCSPLKEISPIQHIKGSRDISRKRRATHQEAFSSEDGFSFLSKKRKYKTLTCSDELKCVEIRCPLLGLDSTAVVFLQARLWNSTFLEDYSSLNYLDIVLDATLSLTDSTENIELRKTEKSGTQVRLTVFPERKAAIWAKVAWWVIFLSVMVGLLLLALLGFLLWKCIKYPVAKKYHVMHKNTEERHLIRGDSSLGPTA; translated from the exons ATGTCCTTAGAATGGAACAAG CAAACATTGTATACTGCAGCCAGTGCCGAGTCACATCCCATTTCTGTAGTGTTGCCCTCCCATTCTGCTTCACAACacgaggacaccacagaagaagctaTTGGGTTAGCTAGACCAGAGAGTTGTACCAACAACACCAACATGACAATTCAATGGTGGGGCCTCCTACTGGACCTGTGGTTTCTTTTGGCCTGCCTACCATTTCACATCTCAGCTTTCAATCTGGACACGGACACAAAGCATGTTCTGAGGAAAAATGGTGATCCCGGAAGCCTGTTTGGATTCTCCCTGGCACTGCACCAACAACTGAATCCTGTCAATAAGAAACT ATTGCTGGTTGGAGCACCACGTGCCAAGTCATTTATCAAAGCTGAAGTTACGGGAGGAATCTACCAGTGTGAGCTCACCACTGATTCTAAGAGCTGTGAGCGTGTCAAGCTTGACAACGATG AGTTTCTTAAAAGCAATGATGTCAAAGACCAATGGATGGGTGTACGAGTGACAAGCCAAGGCCCTGGTCAAAGCGTTATG ACATGCGCACATCGATACCAGGAGTGGAGCACCAATCCTGACACCCCTAACCTCGTATTCGGTCAGTGCTATATCCTGGGGGAGGATCTCCACAAGAGTGATGCCCATAGAATCTGGAGGAGGGTGATCTGTGATGACAGAAAACACATCAAGGATAAGCCTAAGAATCCTGATTGGTTCGGATACTGTCAACAAGGTCATTCTGCCGCCTTCGCCAAGGACAACACATCTCTGCTGTTTGGAGGCCCCGGAGCTTACCAGTGGAAAG GAATTGTGAGAATGGAGTCCCTAGACAACCTTGAAGTGTCAAATGAAGAGCCCTGTGAAACTGGGGATGTGGACAGACTTGACCGTGACCTCATCCCTCTCCTTAACAACAGTTATCTAG GGTTCTCAATCGACTCTGGAATGGCCCTCACCAAGAAGGGCCAGCTGACTATAGTGTCTGGGGCACCACGAGGCGGTTTCAGTGGGGAGGTGGCATTTCTGAAGAAAGACCCATTGGCTGAAAGAAGTCTATCTGTGGAAAACATTCTTAAAGGCCCAGGCCTGGCCTCCTCCTTTGGTTACGACATAGCCGTGGTGGACCTCAACGCTGATGG GTGGGACGACCTTGCTGTGGGGGCACCCGAGTTTTTCTTAAAAGAAGGGGTGGTCGGAGGGGCAGTGTACATCTACATCAACAACAGGGGAAGACAGTGGGAGAAGATTGAGCCTGTCAGGCTGGATGGTAACAAAGACTCCATGTTCGGTCTCGCAGTTGAGAACATTGGAGACGTCAATCAGGACGGTTATGAAG ATATTGCTGTGGGGGCTCCCTATGATGGTGTAGGTCGAGTGTACCTTTACTATGGCTCCTCAGGTGGAATCCACAAAAAGACAGCACAG ATTATAACAGCTGAATCGTATAATATAAGACGATTTGGATTTTCTCTGACTGGCAAAATAGACATGGATGGCAATCATTACCCTGACTTGGCTGTTGGATCACTCTCAGATTCTATATTTGTCTACAG GGCAAGGCCAGTAGTCAATATCAGAGAGGACTTACAAATCACCCCAAGTACAATCAACATGATGGCAGAGCGCTGTGACAAACCCAATTG TACTTTCAAGGCATTTGCATGCTTTACCTACACAGCACAGCCGCCATCCTACAACCCCAGACTGA CTATCAATTATGCCTTCGAGGCTGACGCTGAGACGAGGAAACAGAGGCGTTCCTCCAGGATGCAGTTTCTGGGTCAGTCCCAGGGAGTCCTGGAGCTAGCAGGGCAGGGCAAAGAGAAGTGCACTGAGACCCAACTCAAGCTATTG GGTGATATCAAGGACAGACTACACAGCatccccatctctgtctctgtgtccttaCTGAATGACAGTAAGACAGAGAGCAAGAGTCCCCTGCCTGCACTTACTCCAATACTCAGCATCTATGAGCAGAGTACAGCCACCTCAGag GTTATCTTCATAAATAAAGGTTGTGGGAGTGATAACATTTGCCAAAGTAACTTGGAGCTACAGTACAGGTTCTGTTCCAGACCAAAACTACTGGGTCAAGATGTATTCACCCCACTGCCCAG TGAAAGAGGTATTCCAGTAATCTCTGCTGGAGATGAAGACATAGCTTTGGAGGTCAATGTGACCAATAGGGAGGGTGATGATGCCCATCAGAGTCATCTGGTCATCAAACTCCCTGACTCTCTTTCATTCTCATCATTATACTTCAACCACATTTCA GAAGTACTAGTGAAGTGCAACCCCAATGACAATGGTACACTGACAGACTGTGAACTGGGAAACCCATTCAAAAGAGATGCTGAA GTTACTTTTTATGTAATATTGTCCACGTCCCGCATCTCGCTGAGCACAACTGATGTAAATGTTACCTTGCAGCTTGAAAC GACAAGCATGCAGAAGATACAAGCAAGTGAAGCAAAGGCCAAAGTAGTTTTTGAGCTGCACCTACAAGTATTTGG ACTGGCCAGGCCCTCCCAGGTCAGCTTTGGAGGAGCTGTAAAGGGAGAGAGTGCCATGAAATCAGAGGACGATATTGGAACCCTTGTGGAGTATGAATTCAGG ATATGGAATTTGGGCAGGCCACTGAAATCCTTTGCCAATGCGTCACTGAATATCTACTGGCCCAAGGAGAACGCAGTGGGTAAATGGCTGCTGTACCTGGTGCAGATCCACAGTGAAGGCATACAGAATGTTCCCTGCTCTCCACTAAAGGAGATCAGTCCAATCCAACATATAAAG GGCTCCCGTGATATTTCAAGAAAAAGACGAGCTACACATCAGGAAGCGTTCTCATCTGAGGATGGATTCTCTTTCCTGTCaaagaaaagaaaatacaaaactcTG ACATGTTCAGATGAGTTGAAATGTGTAGAGATACGGTGCCCTCTGCTGGGTTTGGACAGTACTGCAGTGGTGTTTCTACAAGCTCGCCTTTGGAACAGTACTTTCCTTGAG GACTACAGTTCATTAAACTACCTGGACATTGTGCTGGATGCCACTCTCAGCTTGACAGACTCTACAGAGAATATTGAGCTAAGGAAGACAGAAAAATCTGGAACCCAG GTGAGGCTGACAGTGTTCCCTGAGAGGAAGGCTGCCATCTGGGCTAAGGTCGCATGGTGGGTCATCTTCCTCTCAGTAATGGTAGGACTGCTACTGCTGGCTCTGCTCGGTTTTCTGCTGTGGAAG TGCATCAAGTACCCTGTGGCTAAGAAGTACCACGTCATGCATAAGAACACAGAGGAACGTCACCTCATTAGAGGAGACTCATCTTTGGGTCCAACTGCATAG
- the LOC115169477 gene encoding integrin alpha-6 isoform X2, with translation MGVRVTSQGPGQSVMTCAHRYQEWSTNPDTPNLVFGQCYILGEDLHKSDAHRIWRRVICDDRKHIKDKPKNPDWFGYCQQGHSAAFAKDNTSLLFGGPGAYQWKGIVRMESLDNLEVSNEEPCETGDVDRLDRDLIPLLNNSYLGFSIDSGMALTKKGQLTIVSGAPRGGFSGEVAFLKKDPLAERSLSVENILKGPGLASSFGYDIAVVDLNADGWDDLAVGAPEFFLKEGVVGGAVYIYINNRGRQWEKIEPVRLDGNKDSMFGLAVENIGDVNQDGYEDIAVGAPYDGVGRVYLYYGSSGGIHKKTAQIITAESYNIRRFGFSLTGKIDMDGNHYPDLAVGSLSDSIFVYRARPVVNIREDLQITPSTINMMAERCDKPNCTFKAFACFTYTAQPPSYNPRLTINYAFEADAETRKQRRSSRMQFLGQSQGVLELAGQGKEKCTETQLKLLGDIKDRLHSIPISVSVSLLNDSKTESKSPLPALTPILSIYEQSTATSEVIFINKGCGSDNICQSNLELQYRFCSRPKLLGQDVFTPLPSERGIPVISAGDEDIALEVNVTNREGDDAHQSHLVIKLPDSLSFSSLYFNHISEVLVKCNPNDNGTLTDCELGNPFKRDAEVTFYVILSTSRISLSTTDVNVTLQLETTSMQKIQASEAKAKVVFELHLQVFGLARPSQVSFGGAVKGESAMKSEDDIGTLVEYEFRIWNLGRPLKSFANASLNIYWPKENAVGKWLLYLVQIHSEGIQNVPCSPLKEISPIQHIKGSRDISRKRRATHQEAFSSEDGFSFLSKKRKYKTLTCSDELKCVEIRCPLLGLDSTAVVFLQARLWNSTFLEDYSSLNYLDIVLDATLSLTDSTENIELRKTEKSGTQVRLTVFPERKAAIWAKVAWWVIFLSVMVGLLLLALLGFLLWKCIKYPVAKKYHVMHKNTEERHLIRGDSSLGPTA, from the exons ATGGGTGTACGAGTGACAAGCCAAGGCCCTGGTCAAAGCGTTATG ACATGCGCACATCGATACCAGGAGTGGAGCACCAATCCTGACACCCCTAACCTCGTATTCGGTCAGTGCTATATCCTGGGGGAGGATCTCCACAAGAGTGATGCCCATAGAATCTGGAGGAGGGTGATCTGTGATGACAGAAAACACATCAAGGATAAGCCTAAGAATCCTGATTGGTTCGGATACTGTCAACAAGGTCATTCTGCCGCCTTCGCCAAGGACAACACATCTCTGCTGTTTGGAGGCCCCGGAGCTTACCAGTGGAAAG GAATTGTGAGAATGGAGTCCCTAGACAACCTTGAAGTGTCAAATGAAGAGCCCTGTGAAACTGGGGATGTGGACAGACTTGACCGTGACCTCATCCCTCTCCTTAACAACAGTTATCTAG GGTTCTCAATCGACTCTGGAATGGCCCTCACCAAGAAGGGCCAGCTGACTATAGTGTCTGGGGCACCACGAGGCGGTTTCAGTGGGGAGGTGGCATTTCTGAAGAAAGACCCATTGGCTGAAAGAAGTCTATCTGTGGAAAACATTCTTAAAGGCCCAGGCCTGGCCTCCTCCTTTGGTTACGACATAGCCGTGGTGGACCTCAACGCTGATGG GTGGGACGACCTTGCTGTGGGGGCACCCGAGTTTTTCTTAAAAGAAGGGGTGGTCGGAGGGGCAGTGTACATCTACATCAACAACAGGGGAAGACAGTGGGAGAAGATTGAGCCTGTCAGGCTGGATGGTAACAAAGACTCCATGTTCGGTCTCGCAGTTGAGAACATTGGAGACGTCAATCAGGACGGTTATGAAG ATATTGCTGTGGGGGCTCCCTATGATGGTGTAGGTCGAGTGTACCTTTACTATGGCTCCTCAGGTGGAATCCACAAAAAGACAGCACAG ATTATAACAGCTGAATCGTATAATATAAGACGATTTGGATTTTCTCTGACTGGCAAAATAGACATGGATGGCAATCATTACCCTGACTTGGCTGTTGGATCACTCTCAGATTCTATATTTGTCTACAG GGCAAGGCCAGTAGTCAATATCAGAGAGGACTTACAAATCACCCCAAGTACAATCAACATGATGGCAGAGCGCTGTGACAAACCCAATTG TACTTTCAAGGCATTTGCATGCTTTACCTACACAGCACAGCCGCCATCCTACAACCCCAGACTGA CTATCAATTATGCCTTCGAGGCTGACGCTGAGACGAGGAAACAGAGGCGTTCCTCCAGGATGCAGTTTCTGGGTCAGTCCCAGGGAGTCCTGGAGCTAGCAGGGCAGGGCAAAGAGAAGTGCACTGAGACCCAACTCAAGCTATTG GGTGATATCAAGGACAGACTACACAGCatccccatctctgtctctgtgtccttaCTGAATGACAGTAAGACAGAGAGCAAGAGTCCCCTGCCTGCACTTACTCCAATACTCAGCATCTATGAGCAGAGTACAGCCACCTCAGag GTTATCTTCATAAATAAAGGTTGTGGGAGTGATAACATTTGCCAAAGTAACTTGGAGCTACAGTACAGGTTCTGTTCCAGACCAAAACTACTGGGTCAAGATGTATTCACCCCACTGCCCAG TGAAAGAGGTATTCCAGTAATCTCTGCTGGAGATGAAGACATAGCTTTGGAGGTCAATGTGACCAATAGGGAGGGTGATGATGCCCATCAGAGTCATCTGGTCATCAAACTCCCTGACTCTCTTTCATTCTCATCATTATACTTCAACCACATTTCA GAAGTACTAGTGAAGTGCAACCCCAATGACAATGGTACACTGACAGACTGTGAACTGGGAAACCCATTCAAAAGAGATGCTGAA GTTACTTTTTATGTAATATTGTCCACGTCCCGCATCTCGCTGAGCACAACTGATGTAAATGTTACCTTGCAGCTTGAAAC GACAAGCATGCAGAAGATACAAGCAAGTGAAGCAAAGGCCAAAGTAGTTTTTGAGCTGCACCTACAAGTATTTGG ACTGGCCAGGCCCTCCCAGGTCAGCTTTGGAGGAGCTGTAAAGGGAGAGAGTGCCATGAAATCAGAGGACGATATTGGAACCCTTGTGGAGTATGAATTCAGG ATATGGAATTTGGGCAGGCCACTGAAATCCTTTGCCAATGCGTCACTGAATATCTACTGGCCCAAGGAGAACGCAGTGGGTAAATGGCTGCTGTACCTGGTGCAGATCCACAGTGAAGGCATACAGAATGTTCCCTGCTCTCCACTAAAGGAGATCAGTCCAATCCAACATATAAAG GGCTCCCGTGATATTTCAAGAAAAAGACGAGCTACACATCAGGAAGCGTTCTCATCTGAGGATGGATTCTCTTTCCTGTCaaagaaaagaaaatacaaaactcTG ACATGTTCAGATGAGTTGAAATGTGTAGAGATACGGTGCCCTCTGCTGGGTTTGGACAGTACTGCAGTGGTGTTTCTACAAGCTCGCCTTTGGAACAGTACTTTCCTTGAG GACTACAGTTCATTAAACTACCTGGACATTGTGCTGGATGCCACTCTCAGCTTGACAGACTCTACAGAGAATATTGAGCTAAGGAAGACAGAAAAATCTGGAACCCAG GTGAGGCTGACAGTGTTCCCTGAGAGGAAGGCTGCCATCTGGGCTAAGGTCGCATGGTGGGTCATCTTCCTCTCAGTAATGGTAGGACTGCTACTGCTGGCTCTGCTCGGTTTTCTGCTGTGGAAG TGCATCAAGTACCCTGTGGCTAAGAAGTACCACGTCATGCATAAGAACACAGAGGAACGTCACCTCATTAGAGGAGACTCATCTTTGGGTCCAACTGCATAG